One window of the Saccopteryx bilineata isolate mSacBil1 chromosome 2, mSacBil1_pri_phased_curated, whole genome shotgun sequence genome contains the following:
- the SFT2D2 gene encoding vesicle transport protein SFT2B isoform X2, translating into MDKLKKVLSGQDTEDRGGLAEVAETSSLSWNTRIKGFAACFVTGILCSLLGTLLLWVPRKGLYLFAVFYTFGNIASIGSTVFLMGPMKQLKRMFEPTRLIATIMVLLCFALTLCSAFWWHNKGLALIFCILQSLALTWYSLSFIPFARDAVKKCFSACLA; encoded by the exons ATGGACAAGCTGAAGAAGGTGCTGAGCGGGCAGGACACCGAGGACCGGGGCGGCCTGGCCGAG GTGGCTGAGACATCTTCCTTAAGCTGGAATACCAGGATAAAAGGCTTCGCAGCGTGCTTTGTTACAGGAATTCTCTGTTCACTGCTG GGCACGCTTCTGCTCTGGGTGCCCAGGAAGGGGCTGTACCTCTTCGCAGTGTTCTACACCTTTGGTAACATCGCATCGATCGGAAG CACCGTCTTCCTCATGGGACCGATGAAACAGCTAAAGAGGATGTTCGAGCCCACGCGTTTGATCGCCACCATCATGGTGCTG ctGTGTTTTGCGCTCACCCTGTGTTCGGCCTTTTGG TGGCACAACAAGGGGCTCGCCCTCATCTTCTGCATTCTGCAGTCGTTGGCCCTGACGTG GTACAGCCTTTCCTTCATACCCTTTGCAAG GGATGCCGTGAAGAAGTGTTTCTCTGCTTGTCTGGCATAA
- the TIPRL gene encoding TIP41-like protein: protein MMIHGFQSSHQDFSFGPWKLTATKTHIMKSADVEKLADELHMPSLPEMMFGDNVLRILHVSGFGIEFNATDALRCVNNYQGMLKVACAEEWQESRTEGEHSKEVIKPYDWTYTTDYKGTLLGESLKLKVVPTTDHIDTEKLKVREQIKFFEEVLLFEDELHDHGVSSLSVKIRVMPSSFFLLLRFFLRIDGVLIRMNDTRLYHEADKTYMLREYTSRESKIANLMHVPPSLFTEPNEISQYLPIKEAVCEKLLFPERVDHSPADSQADAPTE, encoded by the exons ATGATGATCCACGGCTTCCAGAGCAGCCACCAGGACTTCTCATTCGGGCCCTGGAAGCTGACGGCGACCAAGACCCACATCATGAAGTCGGCGGACGTGGAGAA GTTAGCTGATGAACTGCATATGCCATCTCTCCCCGAAATGATGTTTGGAGACAATGTGTTAAGAATCCTGCATGTTTCTGGCTTTGGGATTGAGTTCAATGCCACAGATGCGTTAAGATGTGTAAACAACTACCAAGGAATGCTTAAAGTAGCCTGTGCAGAGGAGTGGCAGGAGAGCAG GACGGAGGGTGAACATTCCAAGGAGGTTATTAAACCATATGATTGGACCTATACAACAGATTATAAGGGAACATTACTTGGAGAATCACTCAAGTTaaag gttgTACCTACGACTGAtcatatagatacagagaaattgAAAGTCAGAGAACAGATTAAGTTTTTTGAAGAGGTTCTCCTATTTGAAGATGAACTTCATGATCATGGAGTTTCAAGCCTAAGTGTGAAAATT agagtaATGCCTTCCAGCTTCTTCCTACTGCTGCGGTTTTTCTTGAGAATTGATGGTGTGCTTATCAGAATGAATGACACCAGACTTTACCACGAG gcTGACAAGACCTACATGTTACGAGAATATACATCACGAGAGAGCAAGATTGCTAATTTAATG CACGTCCCACCTTCCCTCTTCACGGAGCCGAACGAGATATCGCAGTATTTGCCGATCAAGGAGGCGGTCTGTGAGAAGCTGCTATTTCCCGAAAGAGTGGATCACAGCCCTGCGGACTCACAAGCAGACGCACCCACGGAATAG
- the SFT2D2 gene encoding vesicle transport protein SFT2B isoform X1, whose product MDKLKKVLSGQDTEDRGGLAEVAETSSLSWNTRIKGFAACFVTGILCSLLGTLLLWVPRKGLYLFAVFYTFGNIASIGSTVFLMGPMKQLKRMFEPTRLIATIMVLLCFALTLCSAFWWHNKGLALIFCILQSLALTWIGLCAIGISGICLCQGILVAQRVKPPPLPRLVCLRYSLSFIPFARDAVKKCFSACLA is encoded by the exons ATGGACAAGCTGAAGAAGGTGCTGAGCGGGCAGGACACCGAGGACCGGGGCGGCCTGGCCGAG GTGGCTGAGACATCTTCCTTAAGCTGGAATACCAGGATAAAAGGCTTCGCAGCGTGCTTTGTTACAGGAATTCTCTGTTCACTGCTG GGCACGCTTCTGCTCTGGGTGCCCAGGAAGGGGCTGTACCTCTTCGCAGTGTTCTACACCTTTGGTAACATCGCATCGATCGGAAG CACCGTCTTCCTCATGGGACCGATGAAACAGCTAAAGAGGATGTTCGAGCCCACGCGTTTGATCGCCACCATCATGGTGCTG ctGTGTTTTGCGCTCACCCTGTGTTCGGCCTTTTGG TGGCACAACAAGGGGCTCGCCCTCATCTTCTGCATTCTGCAGTCGTTGGCCCTGACGTG GATAGGCCTCTGTGCCATCGGGATTTCTGGAATCTGCCTGTGTCAGGGGATCCTGGTGGCTCAGCGGGTGAAGCCTCCTCCACTCCCCCGCCTCGTGTGCCTGAG GTACAGCCTTTCCTTCATACCCTTTGCAAG GGATGCCGTGAAGAAGTGTTTCTCTGCTTGTCTGGCATAA